The DNA sequence ACATTTATGAAACATCTTTATTAAACATATCTCCAAGTGAAATTATTTCAATTTATCAAAAACAATGACAAATAGAAGAAAATTTTAGAGTTCTTAAAGGTACTTTGGAGTTAAGACCAATGTTTGTTTGAACTTACAAGCACATAGAAGCATACGTTTTATTATCTTTTTTAGCTTTAGTTGTGCTTAAATATGCAATTATTCAATTAGATCAATTAGCATTAAAAGACAGTGGTTTAGTTGAAAAAACTTCTGTTATGAAATTTATAGAGATTCTTAAAACAGCAATCAAAATTAGTAAAGAAGTAAACAATGAAGTTATTTCTGTAGAATATGATAATTCAAGGAAATTAAATGAAAATTTAAGATACTATGAAACATTAATAACTAAATATTTATAAATTACAATGTAGATTTTATAAAAAGTTAAAAAAATAGCGAAATAACCGCTAAATTTGTTGTTTTTATTTTTAACTTGGAAACTCAGGATTAAGATACTATGAAACATTAATAACTAAATATTTATAAATTACAATGTAGATTTTATAAAAAGTTAAAAAAATAGCGAAATAACCGCTAAATTTGTTGTTTTTATTTTTAACTTGGAAACTCAGGATAAAATATTTAAAATTTGAATAAAGATAAAATAAATAAAATATATAAAAATTTTTTTCATATTTTCAAAAAAGTGAACAAAAAAGCACATAGTGCTAATTATTTTTTTTGGTTCATTCAAAAAATTCCTTAAAAGTAAATCTTTTTTGAATTGTGAGGAATTTAGTCCCTTTATTTAAACTGACTTTAAGATTAGCAAGAACTATGTGTAAAATAGTTGCAAGTGTTATAAAAACAAAACCTAAGATAAATTCAGCAACAAAAATAAATGGTCATTTT is a window from the Mycoplasma anserisalpingitidis genome containing:
- a CDS encoding transposase — protein: MRRRIISYSSSRASKDRKDRENLVNNFYKKAKNGMVSASDLNSIKKYKFFQKVNEDTLYKLNYDKIEEDEQFDGYYIYETSLLNISPSEIISIYQKQWQIEENFRVLKGTLELRPMFVWTYKHIEAYVLLSFLALVVLKYAIIQLDQLALKDSGLVEKTSVMKFIEILKTAIKISKEVNNEVISVEYDNSRKLNENLRYYETLITKYL